One window of Rhizobium leguminosarum genomic DNA carries:
- the galE gene encoding UDP-glucose 4-epimerase GalE produces the protein MAGETVLVVGGAGYIGSHTCLDLANKGYKPVVFDNFSNGHREFVKWGPAEEGDIRDRARLDEVLAKHKPAAILHFAALIEVGESVKDPVSFYENNVIGTLTLLSAAQAAGINAFVFSSTCATYGLPQSVPLDETHRQVPINPYGRTKYIVEQALADYDQYRSLRSVVLRYFNAAGADFEGRIGEWHQPETHAIPLAIDAALGRRQGFKVFGSDYETRDGTCVRDYIHVLDLADAHVRAVEYLLKGGDSVALNLGTGTGTTVRELLGAIEDVSNKPFPVEYIGRREGDSHTLVANNDKARDVLGWVPQYDLSQIIRSAWDWHAKTNQH, from the coding sequence ATGGCAGGGGAAACGGTTCTTGTCGTCGGCGGCGCCGGCTATATCGGCTCGCATACATGCCTCGATCTGGCGAACAAGGGCTATAAGCCTGTCGTCTTCGATAATTTTTCGAACGGCCATCGCGAGTTCGTCAAATGGGGGCCGGCCGAGGAAGGCGATATTCGCGATCGCGCCCGGCTGGATGAGGTGCTGGCCAAGCACAAGCCGGCGGCGATCCTGCATTTCGCGGCGCTGATCGAGGTCGGCGAATCGGTGAAGGATCCGGTCTCGTTCTATGAGAACAATGTGATCGGCACTTTGACGCTGCTTTCAGCGGCGCAGGCGGCCGGCATCAACGCCTTCGTCTTCTCCTCCACCTGCGCCACCTACGGTCTGCCGCAGAGCGTGCCGCTCGACGAAACCCACCGGCAGGTGCCGATCAACCCTTATGGGCGGACGAAATATATCGTCGAGCAGGCGCTCGCCGATTACGACCAGTACAGGAGCCTGCGCTCGGTGGTGCTGCGTTATTTCAATGCGGCGGGTGCTGATTTCGAGGGGCGGATCGGCGAGTGGCACCAGCCGGAGACACATGCGATACCGCTGGCGATCGACGCGGCACTTGGCCGCCGCCAGGGCTTCAAGGTGTTCGGCAGCGATTACGAGACGCGCGACGGTACCTGCGTGCGCGATTATATCCATGTGCTGGATCTTGCCGATGCGCATGTGCGCGCCGTCGAATATCTGCTGAAGGGCGGCGATTCGGTCGCGCTCAACCTCGGCACCGGCACCGGCACGACGGTCAGGGAATTGCTCGGCGCGATCGAGGACGTGTCGAACAAGCCTTTCCCGGTCGAATATATCGGCCGACGTGAAGGCGATTCGCATACGCTGGTCGCCAACAACGACAAGGCACGCGACGTGCTCGGCTGGGTGCCGCAGTATGATCTCAGTCAGATCATCCGCTCCGCCTGGGACTGGCATGCAAAAACCAACCAGCATTGA
- a CDS encoding GNAT family N-acetyltransferase, with amino-acid sequence MQDRFSFFPATADRLADIEEVFDDCAGGRNCRCAYWYLPNADYKAGWGEGNRNWFRSLFGGPRPPGILGYQDNEPAGWCGVAPRIVFDRLRRSKPFAPVDDRPVWSINCFIVRKPFRRQGLSRLLLIHAVEFAKANGAECLEAYPVDQIHASRVGDLYPGTLSMFLEAGFVEVARRLPTRPIVRLEYRRIFRQPGKW; translated from the coding sequence ATGCAGGATCGCTTCTCTTTCTTCCCCGCCACCGCCGATCGCCTGGCCGATATCGAGGAAGTCTTCGACGACTGCGCCGGTGGCCGCAATTGCCGCTGCGCCTACTGGTATCTCCCGAATGCCGACTACAAGGCAGGATGGGGCGAGGGAAATCGCAACTGGTTTCGAAGCCTGTTCGGCGGGCCGCGCCCGCCCGGTATTCTCGGCTATCAGGACAACGAACCGGCCGGATGGTGCGGTGTGGCGCCGCGCATCGTCTTCGACCGGCTGCGCCGCTCAAAACCCTTTGCCCCGGTCGATGACAGGCCCGTCTGGTCGATCAACTGCTTCATCGTCCGAAAACCCTTCCGACGCCAGGGCCTGTCACGCCTGCTGCTGATACACGCCGTGGAATTTGCAAAGGCAAACGGCGCCGAATGTCTCGAGGCCTATCCCGTCGACCAGATCCACGCGTCACGAGTGGGCGACCTCTACCCGGGGACGCTTTCGATGTTTCTCGAGGCCGGTTTCGTGGAAGTGGCAAGGCGTCTGCCCACAAGACCGATCGTCCGCCTGGAATACCGCCGAATATTTCGGCAACCCGGGAAATGGTAA
- a CDS encoding DUF6880 family protein translates to MAAKTTLNAKNLESLGAQRLAVLLIEISTGSAAHKRRLRMELAGNHGSVEIAREVRKRLASIARARTFINWHKVKALKSDLETQRKTITETVAADNPEEAFELIWQLLALADSIFERSKAGSESLIQSFQQACEDAGVIAASAKIEIAPLADRVFRAVQNDGYGLYENLIAAMTPALGHAGLDRVKNLLVQWSEEPEDKPAEDKHEVIGWGSAGPIYEDEIYATSRELTVRIALQEIADVQGDVDAYIALQPAETRKVPTVAAEIADRLLKAGRAKEAFDALGEVDTRSRGDMPLEWQLAHVATLEALGRADEAQAYRWACFEQSLHHQHLKAFLKRLPDFDDIEAEEKAFAHAQAFPDIHRALAFYLNWPAPAEAAKLVIRRKAELDGDLYELMPPAAEALAEKHPLAATFVLRSMIDFTLDSGRSSRYKYAARHLADCASFAPHIDDFGNAKSHDAYVADLKRRHGKKHGFWSLLP, encoded by the coding sequence ATGGCAGCCAAGACAACACTCAATGCGAAGAATCTCGAATCCCTCGGCGCGCAGCGCCTTGCCGTACTGCTGATCGAAATCAGCACAGGCAGCGCCGCCCACAAACGACGGCTTCGAATGGAACTTGCCGGCAATCACGGCAGCGTCGAGATCGCGCGGGAGGTGCGAAAGCGGCTTGCCAGCATTGCCCGAGCTCGCACCTTCATCAACTGGCACAAAGTGAAGGCACTGAAGAGCGATCTGGAAACCCAGCGCAAGACGATCACCGAGACCGTTGCCGCCGATAATCCCGAGGAGGCCTTCGAGCTGATATGGCAACTCCTCGCCCTGGCGGATTCGATTTTCGAGAGATCTAAGGCCGGCAGCGAGTCGCTCATCCAAAGCTTTCAGCAGGCTTGCGAGGATGCCGGCGTCATCGCGGCGTCCGCAAAGATCGAGATCGCCCCCCTGGCCGATAGGGTGTTCAGAGCCGTGCAGAACGATGGCTACGGCCTGTACGAAAACCTGATTGCAGCGATGACGCCAGCCCTCGGTCATGCTGGTCTCGATCGCGTGAAAAACCTTCTTGTCCAATGGTCCGAGGAGCCGGAAGACAAGCCGGCGGAGGACAAGCACGAGGTGATCGGCTGGGGTAGCGCAGGCCCCATTTACGAGGATGAGATCTACGCCACAAGCCGGGAATTGACGGTGCGCATTGCCTTGCAGGAAATTGCCGATGTGCAGGGCGATGTCGATGCCTACATCGCCCTGCAACCCGCGGAAACACGCAAGGTACCGACTGTAGCGGCCGAAATCGCCGATCGTTTGCTCAAGGCCGGGCGGGCGAAAGAAGCGTTTGACGCGTTGGGTGAGGTCGATACGAGAAGCCGGGGCGACATGCCGCTCGAATGGCAGCTTGCTCACGTCGCGACGCTTGAGGCCCTGGGGCGCGCAGACGAGGCGCAGGCCTATCGATGGGCGTGCTTCGAGCAATCGCTGCATCACCAGCACCTCAAGGCTTTCCTCAAACGACTGCCGGATTTCGACGACATCGAGGCCGAAGAGAAGGCATTCGCCCATGCCCAGGCCTTCCCGGATATCCACCGGGCACTGGCGTTTTATCTGAATTGGCCGGCACCTGCCGAGGCAGCGAAACTCGTGATCAGGCGCAAGGCGGAACTGGACGGCGATCTCTATGAGCTGATGCCGCCGGCTGCCGAAGCTCTGGCGGAGAAACATCCGCTCGCGGCAACCTTCGTCTTGCGCTCCATGATCGATTTCACCCTCGATAGCGGCCGGTCCAGCCGCTACAAATACGCGGCGAGGCACCTTGCGGACTGCGCATCCTTTGCCCCTCATATCGACGACTTCGGCAACGCCAAATCCCATGACGCCTATGTCGCAGACCTGAAGCGTCGGCACGGCAAGAAGCATGGTTTCTGGAGCCTGCTGCCCTAA
- a CDS encoding alkaline phosphatase family protein: MQKPTSIEPRIEKGRRPNVLLITADQWRGDCLSSVGHPCVKTPDVDALAREGTLFRRHYAGAAPCSPARATLYTGLYQMNHRVCRNGSPLDARFDNLALAARRAGYDPTLFGYTDTAPDPRGMDADDPHLTTYEGVLPGFTSRQLLPEQERQWLSWLRSRGHQDADSRDIHIPVGARAGDISDAAPAYSSDETQTAFLAGEFIRWLGEQDGPWFAHVSFLRPHPPFSVPEPFNRMFKPGEGPAFARAENREAEQDAHPYLAYAMPGSDKGSFIHGATGPLSGWSGEDFAAIRAIYYGMISEVDAQLGRIWQALKDAGAWDDTLIVFTSDHAEMAGDHWTLGKGGFFDGSYHIPLVIRDPASAAAGGIVEDFTSAADIFPTLCQRLGIEAKNGLDGRSLMPFVDGGSGQGWRDAAFWEFDFRDIAGGEAERHFGLKSNQCNLAVIRDARFKYVHFAGLPPLLFNLGDDPMELDNVAADPAYAAIRLEYAEKLLSLRARHLDQTLAYTELTEKGPVTHRP, encoded by the coding sequence ATGCAAAAACCAACCAGCATTGAGCCCAGAATTGAGAAGGGCCGCCGGCCGAATGTCCTGCTGATCACCGCGGACCAGTGGCGCGGCGATTGCCTGTCTTCAGTCGGTCACCCTTGCGTGAAGACACCCGATGTCGATGCGCTGGCGCGTGAAGGCACGCTCTTCCGGCGGCACTATGCTGGGGCGGCTCCCTGCTCGCCGGCCCGGGCCACACTCTATACCGGCCTCTACCAGATGAACCACCGCGTCTGCCGCAACGGTTCGCCGCTCGATGCCCGCTTCGACAATCTGGCGCTTGCCGCCCGGCGGGCGGGATACGACCCGACGCTGTTCGGCTATACGGACACGGCGCCCGATCCGCGCGGGATGGATGCCGATGATCCGCATCTGACGACCTATGAAGGCGTATTGCCGGGCTTTACCTCACGCCAGTTGCTGCCGGAGCAAGAAAGGCAATGGCTCTCCTGGCTGAGGTCGCGCGGCCATCAGGACGCCGACAGCCGCGACATCCATATTCCCGTCGGCGCGCGAGCCGGCGACATTTCCGATGCGGCGCCGGCCTATTCCAGCGACGAGACCCAGACGGCGTTCCTGGCCGGCGAGTTCATTCGCTGGCTCGGCGAACAGGACGGGCCGTGGTTTGCACATGTCTCGTTCTTGCGTCCTCATCCGCCATTTTCCGTGCCGGAGCCGTTCAACCGGATGTTCAAGCCCGGCGAGGGGCCGGCTTTCGCCCGCGCGGAAAACCGCGAAGCGGAACAGGACGCTCATCCCTATCTCGCCTATGCCATGCCGGGCTCCGACAAAGGCAGTTTCATCCATGGGGCAACGGGGCCGCTCAGCGGCTGGAGCGGCGAGGATTTCGCCGCGATCCGGGCGATCTATTATGGCATGATATCAGAGGTCGATGCGCAGCTCGGCCGGATCTGGCAGGCTCTGAAGGATGCCGGCGCCTGGGACGATACGCTTATTGTCTTCACCTCCGACCATGCCGAGATGGCGGGTGATCACTGGACGCTTGGGAAGGGCGGCTTTTTTGACGGCAGTTACCATATTCCGCTTGTCATTCGCGATCCCGCAAGCGCTGCAGCGGGCGGGATCGTCGAGGATTTCACCAGCGCTGCGGATATTTTTCCGACCCTTTGCCAAAGGCTCGGCATCGAAGCGAAGAACGGCCTCGACGGCCGGTCGCTGATGCCGTTTGTCGACGGCGGGAGCGGACAAGGCTGGCGGGACGCGGCATTCTGGGAATTCGATTTCCGTGATATCGCCGGGGGCGAGGCGGAGCGGCATTTCGGGCTCAAGTCCAACCAATGCAATCTGGCGGTGATCCGCGATGCGCGGTTCAAATATGTGCATTTTGCCGGCTTGCCGCCGTTGCTCTTCAATCTCGGCGACGATCCGATGGAGCTCGACAATGTCGCGGCCGATCCGGCCTATGCGGCGATACGGCTCGAGTATGCCGAAAAGCTGCTGTCGCTCCGAGCACGGCACCTCGATCAGACGCTCGCCTATACCGAGCTGACGGAAAAAGGGCCGGTGACGCACCGGCCCTGA
- a CDS encoding ABC transporter permease, whose amino-acid sequence MSTKVVEGAGPLATRQRRRRLPTELSIFLVLIGIALIYEALGWMFIGQSFLMNSQRLTIMILQVSVIGIIAVGVTQVIITGGIDLSSGSVVGMTAMIATSFAQSSTWGRAVFPSLTDLPALVPIMVGLLIGAAAGLANGALIAYTKIPPFIATLGMFVSARGVAKWYTKGQPVSGITEQFHFIGTKAWPVVVFLVVALIFHIALRYTRYGKFTYAIGANPQAARVSGINIEAHLVKVYVIAGLLAGLAGIVTAARAETAQASMGVGYELDAIAATVIGGTSLTGGVGRITGTVIGTIILGVMTSGFTFLRIDAYYQEIVKGLIIVAAVVIDVYRQKKRRKH is encoded by the coding sequence ATGAGTACCAAGGTAGTAGAGGGCGCGGGTCCGCTCGCAACCCGGCAAAGGCGGCGGCGCTTACCGACTGAGCTCAGCATTTTCCTGGTGCTCATCGGCATCGCGCTCATCTATGAAGCGCTCGGCTGGATGTTCATCGGCCAAAGCTTCCTGATGAATTCCCAGCGTCTGACGATTATGATCCTTCAGGTCTCCGTCATCGGCATCATCGCCGTCGGCGTCACGCAGGTCATCATCACCGGCGGCATCGATTTGTCGTCGGGCTCGGTCGTCGGCATGACGGCGATGATCGCAACAAGCTTCGCCCAGTCGTCGACCTGGGGACGGGCGGTCTTTCCCTCGCTGACCGACCTGCCGGCTTTGGTGCCGATCATGGTCGGCCTGCTGATCGGGGCGGCGGCGGGTCTCGCGAACGGCGCGCTCATCGCCTACACGAAAATCCCTCCGTTCATCGCAACGCTCGGCATGTTCGTTTCGGCCCGCGGTGTCGCGAAGTGGTATACGAAGGGGCAGCCGGTTTCCGGGATCACCGAGCAGTTTCACTTCATCGGAACCAAAGCCTGGCCGGTCGTCGTCTTCCTGGTCGTCGCGCTGATCTTTCACATTGCGCTGCGCTACACGCGCTACGGAAAGTTCACCTATGCCATCGGCGCCAACCCGCAGGCCGCGCGCGTTTCCGGCATCAATATCGAGGCGCATCTCGTCAAGGTCTATGTGATTGCCGGATTGCTTGCCGGCCTCGCCGGTATCGTCACGGCGGCACGCGCGGAAACCGCACAGGCCAGCATGGGCGTCGGCTATGAACTGGATGCGATCGCCGCGACCGTCATCGGCGGAACCTCGCTCACCGGCGGCGTCGGGCGCATCACCGGCACTGTTATCGGCACCATCATCCTCGGCGTCATGACCTCCGGCTTCACCTTCCTCAGGATCGACGCCTATTACCAGGAGATCGTCAAAGGTCTGATCATCGTCGCGGCTGTCGTCATCGACGTCTACCGGCAGAAGAAGCGCCGCAAGCACTGA
- a CDS encoding sugar ABC transporter ATP-binding protein: MAVSPTTMAAVRASGAVPNAEYLLSAEGVRKEFPGVVALDDVQFRLKRASVHALMGENGAGKSTLMKILAGIYIPDKGDIRLKGIEIQLKSPLDALENGIAMIHQELNLMPFMTVAENIWIRREPKNRFGFVDHGVMHRMTEELFARLNIDIDPDIEVRYLSVANRQMVEIAKAVSYNSDVLIMDEPTSALTEREVEHLFRIIRDLRAQGIGIVYITHKMNELFEIADEFSVFRDGRYIGTHASTEVTRDDIIRMMVGREITQMFPKEEVPIGEVMLSVKDLCLNGVFKNVSFEVRAGEILGVAGLVGSGRSNVAETLFGVTPASSGSIELYGKPVTISSPTEAIRHQMAFLTEDRKDTGCLLILDILENMQIAVLQDRYVKGGFVQQGAIEATCEDMAKKLRVKTPNLYERVENLSGGNQQKVLIGRWLLTNPRILILDEPTRGIDVGAKAEIHRLVTEMARNGVAVIMISSEMPEVLGMSDRIMVMHEGRVTGFLNRDEATQIKVMELAAQ; encoded by the coding sequence ATGGCCGTCAGCCCGACAACCATGGCCGCCGTGCGCGCGAGCGGCGCAGTTCCGAATGCGGAATATCTGCTGAGCGCCGAGGGCGTTCGCAAGGAATTTCCGGGTGTCGTCGCACTCGACGACGTGCAGTTCCGGCTGAAGCGTGCCTCCGTGCATGCGCTGATGGGCGAAAACGGCGCCGGCAAATCGACATTGATGAAGATCCTTGCCGGCATCTACATACCTGACAAAGGCGATATCCGGCTGAAAGGCATCGAGATCCAGCTGAAATCTCCGCTCGATGCGCTGGAGAATGGCATTGCCATGATCCATCAGGAACTGAACCTGATGCCGTTCATGACGGTTGCCGAAAATATCTGGATCCGCCGCGAGCCGAAGAACCGCTTCGGTTTCGTCGATCACGGCGTCATGCATCGCATGACCGAAGAGCTGTTTGCCCGGCTCAATATCGACATCGATCCCGATATCGAGGTCCGATACCTGTCGGTTGCCAACCGGCAGATGGTCGAGATCGCCAAAGCGGTCTCGTATAATTCCGACGTGCTGATCATGGACGAGCCGACTTCGGCGCTGACCGAGCGCGAGGTCGAGCACCTCTTTCGCATTATCCGTGACCTCAGGGCCCAGGGCATCGGCATCGTCTACATCACCCACAAGATGAACGAGCTTTTCGAGATCGCCGACGAGTTCTCCGTCTTCCGCGACGGCCGGTATATCGGCACGCATGCCTCGACCGAGGTGACCCGCGACGACATCATCCGGATGATGGTCGGGCGCGAGATCACCCAGATGTTTCCGAAAGAAGAAGTGCCGATCGGCGAGGTCATGCTGTCCGTCAAGGATCTTTGCCTCAACGGCGTCTTCAAGAATGTTTCCTTCGAGGTGAGGGCGGGCGAGATCCTCGGGGTGGCTGGCCTTGTCGGCTCCGGGCGGTCGAACGTCGCCGAAACGCTGTTCGGCGTGACGCCCGCAAGTTCCGGCTCGATCGAACTCTACGGCAAGCCGGTGACGATTTCTTCGCCGACCGAGGCCATCCGTCACCAGATGGCCTTCCTGACCGAGGACCGTAAGGATACCGGCTGTCTGCTGATCCTCGATATTCTTGAGAATATGCAGATCGCCGTGCTCCAGGACAGATATGTCAAGGGCGGCTTCGTGCAGCAGGGCGCCATCGAGGCGACCTGCGAAGACATGGCAAAAAAGCTGCGGGTGAAGACGCCTAACCTTTACGAGCGGGTGGAAAACCTTTCGGGCGGCAATCAGCAGAAGGTGCTGATCGGGCGCTGGCTGCTCACCAATCCGCGGATCCTCATCCTCGACGAGCCGACGCGCGGCATCGATGTCGGCGCCAAGGCGGAAATCCATCGGCTGGTGACGGAGATGGCGCGGAACGGCGTCGCCGTCATCATGATTTCGTCCGAGATGCCTGAGGTTCTCGGGATGAGCGACCGCATCATGGTCATGCACGAAGGGCGCGTGACCGGTTTCCTCAATCGCGATGAAGCAACGCAGATCAAGGTGATGGAGCTGGCTGCGCAGTGA
- a CDS encoding ThuA domain-containing protein, whose protein sequence is MRKALVVWGGWQGHAPEQCAHIVADLLREDDFAVEVTGDLGVFGSPTLAKVDLLVPIITGETLEKPHASALVEAVRGGLGLAGHHGALATSFKESAPFRYVSGVTWVAHPGNIIDFRVAVTRQDDPVMEGIPDFDYRSEQYYLHYDPTVEILATTTFTGAYDPAARDVVMPVVFKRHFGAGRIFYSALGHVAAEFDHPYMPLILRRGLGWAARR, encoded by the coding sequence ATGAGGAAGGCATTGGTCGTTTGGGGCGGCTGGCAGGGCCATGCGCCGGAGCAATGCGCTCATATCGTCGCCGACCTGCTGCGCGAGGACGATTTTGCTGTCGAGGTCACCGGCGATCTCGGCGTATTCGGGTCGCCGACGCTCGCGAAGGTCGATCTGCTGGTGCCCATCATCACTGGCGAAACACTCGAAAAACCCCACGCTAGCGCCTTGGTCGAAGCAGTGCGCGGCGGGCTGGGGCTTGCCGGCCATCACGGCGCGCTCGCCACATCCTTCAAGGAAAGCGCCCCTTTCCGCTATGTCTCCGGCGTCACCTGGGTCGCCCATCCCGGCAATATCATCGACTTCCGCGTCGCCGTCACCCGCCAGGACGATCCAGTCATGGAGGGCATTCCTGATTTCGACTACCGGTCGGAGCAATATTATCTGCATTATGATCCGACAGTCGAAATCCTGGCGACTACCACTTTCACCGGCGCCTACGATCCGGCAGCCCGCGATGTCGTGATGCCTGTCGTCTTCAAACGCCATTTCGGCGCCGGCCGCATCTTTTATTCCGCTCTCGGCCACGTCGCTGCCGAATTCGACCATCCCTACATGCCCCTCATCCTGCGCCGCGGCCTCGGCTGGGCCGCCCGCCGATAG
- a CDS encoding sugar ABC transporter substrate-binding protein, which yields MKKFILGTAMALVMSTAVHAETVGVSMAKFDDNFLTVLRNGMTDYAKTLSGVTLQVEDAQNDVSKQQSQIQNFIASKVDAIIVNPVDTDATTAMSKLAADAGIPLVYVNRQPVNVDTLPEKQAFVASNEQESGTLETKEVCRILGGKGKAVVIMGELSNQAARMRTQDVHDVVRTDECKGLEIVEEQTANWDRTQGADLMANWLSSGIEFDAVISNNDEMAIGAIQALKAAGKDMTKVVVGGVDATQDALAAMQAGDLDVTVFQDAAGQGKGSLDAALKIAKGEKVEKKVYIPFQLVTPANVKDFVTKN from the coding sequence ATGAAAAAGTTTATCCTGGGCACTGCGATGGCGCTCGTCATGTCGACGGCGGTCCACGCGGAAACCGTCGGCGTCTCGATGGCGAAATTCGACGACAACTTTCTGACGGTTCTGCGCAACGGCATGACCGATTACGCCAAGACGCTGAGCGGTGTGACGCTGCAGGTCGAAGACGCGCAGAACGACGTTTCCAAGCAGCAGAGCCAGATCCAGAATTTCATCGCCTCGAAGGTCGATGCAATCATCGTCAACCCCGTCGATACCGATGCGACCACGGCAATGTCGAAGCTCGCCGCCGATGCCGGCATTCCGCTTGTTTACGTCAACCGTCAGCCGGTCAATGTCGACACGCTGCCGGAGAAGCAGGCTTTCGTCGCATCCAACGAGCAGGAATCAGGCACGCTGGAAACCAAGGAAGTTTGCCGCATTCTCGGCGGCAAGGGCAAGGCCGTCGTGATCATGGGCGAGCTTTCCAACCAGGCTGCGCGCATGCGCACCCAGGACGTCCATGACGTTGTCAGGACCGATGAATGCAAGGGTCTTGAGATCGTCGAAGAGCAGACGGCCAACTGGGATCGCACCCAGGGCGCCGACCTGATGGCCAACTGGCTCTCCAGCGGCATCGAATTCGACGCCGTGATTTCCAACAACGACGAAATGGCGATCGGGGCGATCCAGGCGCTGAAGGCTGCCGGCAAGGATATGACCAAGGTCGTCGTCGGCGGTGTCGACGCCACGCAGGATGCGCTTGCCGCGATGCAGGCGGGCGATCTCGACGTTACGGTATTCCAGGATGCCGCCGGCCAGGGCAAGGGCTCGCTCGATGCAGCCCTCAAGATTGCCAAGGGCGAAAAGGTCGAGAAGAAGGTCTATATTCCCTTCCAACTCGTCACCCCAGCCAACGTCAAGGACTTCGTCACCAAGAACTGA
- a CDS encoding DUF1993 domain-containing protein — translation MSISMYRLTVPMFQRGLASLKTYLDKAEAYAKEKNIDPAVLVAARLAPDMLPLSGQYQRASDSAKFTLARLTATDAPKFEDNEKTFDELRERLAKTDAYLAGFSQEALEGTESREITLPGKSGIVLPGSEYVTVFALPNFYFHVATAHAILRNQGAPIGKRDYLG, via the coding sequence ATGTCCATTTCGATGTATCGCCTCACCGTTCCGATGTTTCAGCGCGGGCTCGCCAGCCTGAAAACCTACCTCGACAAGGCCGAAGCCTATGCGAAGGAAAAGAATATCGATCCTGCCGTCTTGGTCGCCGCCCGCCTCGCGCCCGACATGCTGCCGCTTTCCGGCCAGTATCAACGCGCCAGCGACAGCGCCAAATTCACCCTCGCTCGCCTGACCGCGACCGACGCTCCGAAGTTCGAGGACAATGAAAAGACGTTCGACGAGCTGCGCGAGCGCCTGGCAAAGACCGACGCCTATCTCGCCGGCTTCTCGCAAGAAGCGCTGGAGGGCACCGAAAGCCGTGAGATCACCCTGCCGGGCAAGAGCGGCATCGTGCTTCCGGGGAGCGAATATGTCACCGTCTTCGCTCTGCCGAACTTCTATTTCCACGTCGCCACAGCCCACGCCATCCTGCGCAACCAGGGTGCGCCGATCGGCAAGCGCGATTATCTCGGCTAA
- a CDS encoding DUF2934 domain-containing protein — translation MSHNKDAWVSQRAYSLWEAEGRPDGRGESHWAQALREFEQLELTKASPDGNDLIEKLKAAGRLMRVYDEAAPAVDNDRQLKAAR, via the coding sequence ATGAGTCATAACAAAGACGCCTGGGTCAGCCAGCGCGCTTATTCATTGTGGGAAGCAGAAGGCAGGCCGGATGGGCGCGGGGAAAGCCATTGGGCGCAGGCGCTGAGGGAGTTCGAGCAACTGGAGCTGACCAAGGCCTCGCCGGATGGAAACGATCTCATCGAGAAGCTGAAGGCAGCCGGGCGGCTGATGCGGGTCTATGACGAGGCGGCTCCCGCCGTTGACAACGACCGGCAGCTGAAAGCGGCCCGTTAG